The Tolypothrix sp. NIES-4075 genomic interval ACATCCGCATCCAACCGGGTGTACCGCTGGTAAACATGTGGTGTACCCAGACGAACAAACCGACAACGCAGATGGCTACGCTGGAATAGGCGATCGCCTTATAACCAAAAATCGGTTTGCGGGCATGTACGGGTATCACTTCGGACATAATGCCGAAGATAGGCAGAATCATCAAATAAACTGCCGGGTGCGAATAAAACCAGAATAAGTGTTGGTAAATTACCACATTACCGCCAGCATCTGGTTTAAAGAAGGAAGTACCAAAGTTGATATCAAACAACAACAGCACTAAACCTGCCGCTAACACGGGTGTCGAAAGAAGCGCCAAAATAGCGGTTGCTAAAGTTGCCCAACAAAATAAGGGAACTTGATCCCATCTCATGCTGGGGACTTTCATCTTCAAGATGGTGATGACAAAGTTCACCGAACCCAAAATTGAGGAAGTTCCCACCAAGACGATCGCTAAAATCCACATCGATTGTGCGGTGTTAGCGGTAACTAAACTTAATGGTGGGTAAGCAGTCCAGCCAGATTGCGATCCACCAAAAAAGAAACTACCGAGAATTAATGCACCTGCTGGTGGATTTAACCAAAAGGCGATCGCATTCAACTTCGGGAAAGCCATATCTCTAGCACCAACCATCAACGGCACCAGATAATTACCAAATCCCCCAATTGCACTCGGTACAATCCACAGAAAAATCATGATTGTTCCATGATTCGTCATGAAAGCGTTGTACAAATTCGGGTCAAGCAGGTCTGCATCCGGTGTCGCTAATTCTGCACGCATAGCAACAGCCATCAGTCCCCCAATGAGATAGAAGACAAATGCTGTAACTAGATATTGGATGCCAATAACTTTATGGTCAACATTAAATGTGAAGTAGTCATACCATTTCCACGCTTGAGGATGGATCGTATGCTCACTCACCAATTGAGTTTTATCGTCTTCGTGTGGAGTATTCGGTGGAAATTCTACTTGCGTCATATTTTTTCCTTTGTTGGTTGTTAGTTGTTAGTTGTTGGTTTTTCTACGAAGTAAGTGAGCGAAATTAAACCCGTAGTGAGCGGTTTACCGCTCATATCTTCGGTTTTAAGGGCTGAAGCGCGGAGCTTTCCCGTAGAATAGCCCTTACTACATTTAGGATCGTTTATTTATGCCCATGTACTTAACCACTAACCACTAACTAATGACTCATAGACTCTAGAGTTGCTGAACTAATCCCCATATCATGAGCGTAGGGAGCAAGAAACTCTGAAGTTGATAACTCAGCTGGTTTGACTGCAACAGCTTGATTGAGTTCTTGGTTTTGAGCAATTTTGTTTTCTGTCAGCCAGCTATCATACTCTTCTGGTGTTTCCACAATTACAGAAGATCGCATTGAACCGTGATAACCACCGCATAATTCTGTACAAACTATCGGGTATGTACCCGTTTTAGTAGCGACAAATCGCAATTGAGTAGGGATACCGGGAATTGCGTCTTGCTTCAATCTAAATTGCGGTACCCAGAATGAGTGAATTACATCTGTTGCGGACAAGTTGATTTGGACATCAGCACCAACTGGGACGTGTAATTCTCCAGAATTAACACCACTTTCAGGATAGTTAAATATCCAAGCAAACTGCATCCCGGTGACATCAACAACTAAGTCGGCAACTTTGCCTTGTTCTTGGGGAGTTCCCCCAATACCTATTTTCCGCGCACCTGCTGGGGGTACTGGTACTTCCAAGTCCGAAGTTGAGGCATCACTCAATGTAGCTGCGAGTGCGGTTCCTGGCATTTGAGCAACATGAGATGGAGAATGGCTATGAGCCATCATATGTCCGGGTGCTTCAATTCCACCCATGCGCGTAAAAACATCAACACTGTATATTCCCAAGCAAAGGACAATGATTGATGGAATTGCCGTCCAAAAAACTTCTAAAGGAAGATTACCCTCAATATGGACACCATCCGTATCATCTCCCTTACGGCGACGATATTTAACTACAAAAATTAAGATGGTTCCTTCTACTATCAAAAACAGAGCGATCGCAATGCTGAACATGATGTTGAAAAACCCGTCCACCAAAGGCGCTTGTGCTGAAGCTTGCACCGGCAGTAAACTATGGTTTTGACCAAGCCAGATGCTTAAAACTGTGACGAATGCCCCAGCAACTAAAGTTAATAATGAAACAGGAATTTCTTGCATACATACCTGCTGTGTACAACATCGTTAAAGGTGTGATTTTCTTTCTTTTTACCCCAGGATTCATATCCTGTATTGATGTATATCCTTAGGCAGGAAAGAGAATAGTTTTCTCGCTTGTGAAAGCATCACAACAAGCATATTTTTTTGCTTTCACCCATATATTTTCTCTGTTTCTTCTAGAGAATCAGGAAAAAATCACTATATTTTTTAATATCTTTTGTTCGCAAAGCTACAACAAAAATTTTGCTTATAGTTCACTACAAGCATTCAGAAATAAACTCTCAGCCAAAAAGTAAAAAAAAGAAGGATGAAGTTAAACTACCGAATCAATTCACTCAATCGTACAGATTTATTGTTTTCATCCTTTTACCTTTCTTACCACTGATCTAGGCTATATTAGCAGCAAGTTTAAGTTTGTTAGTAGCTGACATTTTCCGATTTCTGGATTGTTCTACTGCTAACTTTTTGCCTAGCAATAAATATCCAGCATTCCCGTCTAACGCCGATACTAACAGCGCTGAGTGCGGCGTTGTGCGTACTAAGCTTGGCTTGTCTACGACATGCAAGGAGCGTTCGCAGGCTAAGAAATTTCAAGCCCACTTACGTGGGCTTTATTCATAGAGCCAGCGGCTTTAGCCTGAGGGTGAAGTCGTGCATGATGTAAGGTTTGACAAGCGCGTTTTCCGGAAATATCGCTCTTTTAAGGAGCAGAAACCTTAATTTACTAAGGCAACATGGGTGTAGCAATTCTTTGGACAAATTCTTGCACAAGCCTCACAACCAACACAGTTTTCTGGATTAGCCACTGTCATTATTTTCCGTTCGATTTCATCATCATCTTCATCTTCTACAAGTTCGCCTTCTTCGTTTAGCGCTGCCAAAGATAGTACATTATGCCCGCAAATTTTAAAGCATCTGCCACAGCCAATGCACTTTTCTTGATTGATATCTTGAGCAAATTTAGGTGTCCAAGTTTTACCGCCAAATGTCAAGCCTGTTAGTTGTGCCATGAATCTACCTCAGCAATTTTGCTTACTAATCTATCTGAACTCTTATTCTCATCCTAACTTAATCTTAATTAGCTGGCTTTATTATTCACAAATGATTATTTCATCTATTAGTTTTTGATGACTTTCACTTAAATTTTTGACTGATTGAAGTGATTTTAATTTTTTTTAATGAAAATAATTGCTAATAATTTAAATTAAAATTTGACCGATTCTATGCTTATATCGCCTGTTTATGCCGATTTCAGGTGAGAGGCAAAGTTTTTGCTAAAAGTCGATTGCTGATAAATCAAATTATTTATTGACTGGCAAATACAAAGAAATAACTGATGTTTAGCTTGGCAGTTTTTGGTAAAATTTTACTGACTGATGATAGTTGTTTTATAGAAAGATTCGTTACCAAATAAAAAGAATAAATAGTGTTTTTATATACGAAATTGCTTTTTTATTGGTTTAAGTATGTCCTGAATCTATATTTGACCAAGCCCGTTGGGGCGGGGTGTAGGGTGTGGGGTATAGGGGAAGAGATAGCTCCAATAACTAGTGGGTCACAAGCCCCGTTCTTGCAATAGCGATCGCATTGGTTGGGGAATCACACGCCTCCACCAATGCCGTCTTCTCCCCTAAACCTGCAACCCTGTTCTTGACTTTTCCCATTGAGTCCCAAAAAGCTTACTCATAAAGGATTCGGGATAAAGCGTGGAACTGTTGCAGTTGACTTATCTACATCGTACCCAAGCTTTAGCCCCAGCAATTGAAATTCGCGCATCCCCTTCAACTCCTTTTATAATCCTTATTTGATAAAGCTTTGAATCGCAACTAAGTAGGTTGGCGTTAAAAATTGTCGTTATGACAAGGCAGCTATGCTGAGGGCAGCTATGCTGAAGGGAAGAGGTTTTTGGACAACTTTACTTTTCGTTACATACTTCGGTTTTTTTGTGCCTTTCTACTTAAGCGCTTAACTAACTGTTAACAGCTTGGGTTGTTTGGGTTTCACAAACACTCAGCACTTACGCACTCTCTACGAATTCTTCTCTGCCGGACGCTGCGCGTTGGCTTTGCCGACGCACCAGAAGGCGTTCTTGGCTCCATATTGGGCAAACTAAATGATGTGAAATTTACTTTTTAAGCGATCGCCTACATAACTAAATACAAGCTCAATATCACGTTTTTGATTATTTTCATCAATTCAACACATTTATTTTGTCATTAATAACTGTATTTTTACTAACAAAATAATTATTAAATTCAAATATTAATAATATTAATAAGCCCAATCAAATCTATCACCTAAATGCTAAATGTTCGTCAATAACAATTATAATTTTTTATTATGTTCAAGAAGCAAATATTTATATATATCAGATGATGTAAGATATTAAAAAATATTTATTACCTCATTGTGAACAACGTTATCTTAATATTCGTGAAATATCTCTGGAATAAATAAGTAATATTAGGCTTTAGTTAAAAGCGTTTATAGCATTCAGAGAAATGCAAAGTACTGAATATGGATGTTTCTTGATTAATTTGGCAAGAAAATAATATTCTTGCGACCGAAATATTGTGGTGGTGAGTATTAAAGAAAGTAAATACATCCGTTCTTAGACTTGAGCCAGATATCGAGAGCGAGTAGAGTGGCAATTGCCGTATGCCTTATACAATTCCTAACAACAGTTGCGTTGGATGTGATAACTGCCGTCCTCAATGTCCTACAGGTGCGATCAAAATAGAGAACGATGAATATTGGATCGACCCTTGTCTTTGTAACAATTGCGAAGGTTATTACCCTGAACCCCAATGTGTAATTGCCTGTCCCACAAAGTCACCGATTCCTTGGCAAGCGAAAAAGGGAAGATGCAAAGTTGAACCTAGAGATGCCACAAGTTCGGATTTATTTGCCAACGGTAAGAGTAATCCGTTTGCATCAGCGATCGTCATTTGGGAAGCTTGCAACGTGTTGGCACAACGAACATCTTTACCTTGGCAAATCGATGAACAAGGTTTCTTGTGTTATGGCAGACAAGTTAACCAAGGTAGGGGAGCGATCGCATTTCACATTACCGATCCATTTAAAGTAAGCGATTGTGCAACAGAGTTACAAGCAATTGAAGCACTTGATATCAGAGCTGCTTGCATCCATTTAATTTTTGCTGCTTATGCTACAGCTTCCGAGCAACCTTGGGAGCAAGAGTTTGCGATCGACGATCGCCAAATCGAGAAATATTTAGGATTAGAGAAACGCAAAGACTTGAGTAAAAACGCCAAACTCGCTCTGATGAAAAATATTGTACTGCAAGCTTGCTCGCTGATTGCCACCATTGACTGGCCCCAACAAGGTCGAATTAAAGGCTTTTCAGTTACAGGCAGTCGCTTGTGGCACATAGTAGACATTCAGCACTATTTTCAAGAAGATAATCTTGGGTGTAAATATTTAGTTGGGCTAACTTTTAAAGTCAAAGCCGGCATTTGGACGCGGTATTTCTTAAATAAACAAGGATGCAAAGACCGAACTGCATTTTATCAATATCGCAGTCTGCCCAAATCTTTGTTAAGCACAATTATGAGCATTTGGCAACAACATGAAGGTGCAGCGCGATTAATGCTATGGCTGCTATTTAAAACTAAAATGGGCACTTCCCAACGCATCACCGTTCCCACCTTGCTGAAAGTTGCTTACGGTGAGGAAAAAGTGAACCACGCAACCAGACATAAAGAAGAACGCAAGCGACTGCTGCGAACCTTTGAAAGCGATTTGGAAATTCTCCATCATTATGGAATCAAAGCAGTTTTCGACCCGATTACCTATCCACCAGAAATTCAACCTTTGTGGGCAAAGTTAATTGATATTCCCGAAGATCCAGAAGAAGCATTAGAATTTTGGACTACTGACGGTAGTGCTGACACTCGCTTGACAGACACAAGTCCCCGTGGGAAGTGGAATTTGCTGATGAACGCTCGAATTTTGTCCTTTGAACTACCACCAGAATGGGAACAGCAAATGCCAAAATCTCAGAAAAATCAGCGACAAACTGTTGCCAGAACTAGAAAAAAGATAAAAACCACCGGCGATTTGCTTGGGGAACAGATTTTACAAGCGCGAAAAAATCTGAATCTCTCTCAAAGAGAATTAGCAAAGTTGACAGGTAAAAGCCAAAGTTGGATTCGAGATGTCGAAAATGGTCGCTTGAAAGCGAAGTCACAAGACCAAGCGGTGTTAAGGAAAGTGTTGAATATGGCGTAATAGCTGTGTGGAGATGCGATACTTAGTGTCTCGATGCAGCTATAATGGTTTCTCGTCCAATCACATTACATCATCAGAACTTTTGTCAGCAGAATAAGTTATCTGCTTGTAGACGAAACATTATTCAAGCGATCGCGAATTGCCGTTAATTGTTCTTGGTTATTCACTGGCGATCGCGGTGCTGGCAATTCTGTATTGGGCCAATTGAGTAAATCATTACACGGACATAATTCAGGTGGCATTCCCATATTTCGCAGGGGTACTGGCATTGTACAACGAGAACAATGACTCATTACCCAACCGGGTGTCAACAACTCGGCAATAGTTTCTTGCGTACCTTCTAAGTAACAATCGCCTGTTTCTGGTGAGATAATTTGCTGCCATGTCGTTTCAAATTCCTCACTGTAGCGATCGCCTTGAATTACTGGTTGCGGCAACAGACTTGCCGAACCATTATTTGTCATCACCTTTTTGCCTAACTGAAACCAGTAGGCGAGGTATTGTTTTACTTCGTGTTTGGTTGCCATACCATAATATTACAGCAATTTTCCCTCTTGATACATCTCGATTTGTGCCGTATCGCCAGAGATAAGTGGGTTTTCACCCGCATTTTAGTTTAGCGCTGCCGCCTGGATAATGAGATTGGTGCAATCCTGCGAGCTCAGTTGGATGCTGAAAAAGCTGCTGATCGTCCGGTTCGATTAGTGCGATCGCGCTGCTTTGCGCCAAAGCTGCTAAGTTACTATGCGCGGGAACTGGTAAAACGATTAAATGATTACACTACTTAAAAAGTACACCACAAGCAGACCTAGAGCTTACCACGTGATTTTGTACTAAGCAAAAAATAAAGCAATAGACATCAAGTCCTATAGATGGAAGCTGTTAAATAGCTTTTACAGACAAGCTTTAACTGCAAAGTTCTAAAGTAAAAATAGGCTCTTTACAAACTGTCACTTAAAATAGTTGCGTTTTGATAGAACTAATGATATGGTTTATTTGTGTGTGAGGAGCAAGTTAAAAATTAAAAAACGCCTGGGGTGGAAACACGGTCACACTCCCAGACGTTTTTTTATAACTATTAACCAGTGCAGAGAAATAAAATTACGTCCAGTTGCCCAACTGTCACCTAGCATACTTGCCATTTAACAAAAGCAGTGATATTCTTCAGTTGTGTGTGAGGAGTAAGTTAAAAGTAAAAAACGCCTGGGGTGGAAACACGGTAACACTCCCAGGCGTTTTTTCATGGCTATAAAAGAGCGCAGAGAAATAAAATTACGTCCACTCGGACAACTGTCACTCGATATACTTGCCATTTGATAAAAGCAGTGATATTCTTCAGTTGTGTGTGAGGAGCAAGTTAAAAGTAAAAAACGCCTGGGGTGGAAACACGGTAACACTCCCAGGCGTTTTTTCATGGCTATAAAAGAGCGCAGAGAAATAAAATTACGTCCACTCGGACAACTGTCACTCGATATACTTGCCATTTGATAAAAGCAGTGATATTCTTCAGTTGTGTGAGGAGCAAGTTAAAAGTAAAAAACGCCTGGGGTGGAAACACGGTAACACTCCCAGGCGTTTTTTCATGGCTATAAAAGAGCGAGTAAAAAGAAAATTATATCCAGTCGGACAACTGTCACTCGATATACTTGCGGTTTGAGAGAACCGATGATATTCTTAAATCGTGTGTGAGGAGAAAAGTTTAACTAAAAAGCGCTTGGGGTGGAAACACGGTAACACTCCCAGGCGCTTTTTAGTGTGCGAATATAAAAGATAGCTATATTCTCACCTTTAAGTTTCCCACGCCTCATCGTCTCAACAATTTTCTCCAATTACCCATTACCCATTACCAATTACCACCTGTATAATGCCAAGCTATCTGGGAAGAATATGTCCATCCCAGTAAGGTGAAGCAATGGTTAATCAGACATACACGGCTGATGTTTTAGTTGTCGGTGGGGGAACCGGCGGAACTGCTGCTGCAATCCAAGCAGCGCGAAGAAAAGCAAAAACTATCCTGGTGAGCGAATTTCCTTGGTTGGGGGGAATGCTCACTTCAGCCGGGGTGTCTGTACCCGATGGTAATGAATTAGAAGCATTTCAGATAGGTTTATGGGGTGAGTTTTTGCGAGAATTGCGTTCTCGACAGCCAGGAGGATTAGACAATAGTTGGGTAAGCTTTTTTAGTTACGATCCCCGCATTGGGGCAGCGATTTTTGCCGATTGGGTGCGAGAATTACCAAATCTGCATTGGATTGCTGGCAAAGTTCCGTTAGAAGTTTTGCGACAGGCAGATTGTGTTACTGGCGTTCGCTTTGCTGATTTTACTGTCAAGGCAAAGATTATTCTCGACGGTACAGAATTAGGAGATTTATTAGCTTTAGGAGAGATACCTTATCGCTGGGGTTGGGAATTGCAATCTCAATGGAAAGAACCAAGCGCCCCAGCAGATTTTAATTATATCACACAAAGATATCCCGTGCAAGCGCCGACTTGGGTTGTGATAATGCAAGATTTTGGTGAAGAAGTCGCTCCAGAAATTCAAAGAGCACCCAATGAAGATTTATCAATGTTTGCAGGGGCTTGGGATGATTATGGTGCCGAGAAGTTTTTGAATTACGGACGCTTACCGGGGGGGCTGTTGATGATGAATTGGCCCATCTGTGGCAATGACTACGGCAAAGAAGTCGGGCGTTTGATAGAGTCAGAGACATCAAGAAGTGAGTTTTTACAAGAATGTCGCTGGCACAGCCAAAATTTTGCCCATTTTATCCAAAATCAGCTAGGTAATCGCTACGGCTTGGCAGAACAAGTTTTTCCCGAATACCGAAATCCCAACACGGCTTACGCCCTACATCCGTACTACCGGGAAAGCCGCCGTTTGGTGGGACTAACTACTGTGCGAGAACAGGATATTTTGCCGATCGCTCTTGGTAGAGTAGCATCCTTAAATATCGAAGCGTTCGCCCCTGGCGTTTGCGAAGCAATCGCTATTGGTAATTACGCCAATGACCATCATTATCCCGGAGTCAGCTACCAGGTACAACCCAAATCTATCCGCTGGGGGGGACGTTGGACAGGAACTCCCTTTACAATTCCTTACCGTTGTCTAATTCCTGCCCAAACGGATGGTTTATTGGTGTGTGAAAAAAATCTCTCTGTATCGCATATCACTAACGGCGCAACGAGATTGCAACCTGTGGTGATGGGCATCGGTCAAGCGGCAGGAATGGCAGCTGCTATGTGCGTTGAGTTGAACACTCAGCCGAGAGATTTACCTGTGAGAATGCTGCAAAATGCTTTGTTGCAAGACTTACATTCTCCGGCTACAATCGTTCCATTATTCAATTTACCGCCCGATCATCCGGAATGGCTGGACTGGCAACTGTATTACTTAGACAACCCAGACGCTTATCCAGCCACTGGAAATTGTCCCATATCATCTAATCTTCAGTACAATTACTTGAAAAATAAATACGTAAAATCACTTAATCAAAAATATTTCCGGGGCATCTTCCATCGCCTAGATCGGCAAGATTACAGATTTAGCATCACCACAACAACTCAAAACCAATTGTTTTTACAGCTTGTGACCTTGCGATCGCATATAGACGAGCAACTGCAAAATTTTGTTGATAAGCAACCGCTACAAATTTGCGGTCAGTGGAATCGTGCGGGTAATTGGTTATTAGTTGAACATATTGAGAAATAATCAGGGCATTTTTTTCAGTCAAAAACGTTACTTTTGTCAAAATGTCCGGACGCAGGAAAAAAAACTAAGTATAAGTGAAGTGGAGAGTTCCAAAATAGACACTTACTATGCGTGCAACTATTTCACTTTTAATCACTTGCTTAGTATTCGGCTCCTTAGCTTTTAACTACCAAGCGATGGCAAATCGCTTATCTAATCTGTTGCTATCCTATGATGATTCCGAACAATTTATATCAGTGAAACCCAAGCCCAAAACCAGACCGAACCAACCAGAACTGCCAATACCTCATCGGGGTAGTGGACGTAGAGAGTTAATGCAATATGTGGGTCAGACATATCCTGCTGTTTAACAACTATAAGGGAAGGTAACTTGTTAAAGCGACAATTTTCTTGTAGCAAGAAAATCTTCATCCAGTTATACAGGGTGTTATGTCAAAATATTTGATACATACACCCTTAGTACATATATAGCAGTAGAGATACAAAAACGGGCAGCGATCGCTCAGTACTTCGTCAGTAAGCTTCTGTATACATACTCACTCATAAACCTTGCCTGAAAACGCGAAGTTATTCAATTAGAACAATTTCGCTGTTTAAAATGGTGAAATCCCAAGCTCAACTTCAACTTATCTAGAAAAGAATCTCATTAAGGCTATTAATTAAGCTTATTTTGTTCGAGCTGCTTTGATATTTGCAATGTTGTTCGTTCTAGGAAATAGCCTGAATGCTTCTCTAGTTTGGTGTACTCACAGGCTTTCTCATGCGTCGAAGGCAGCTAGCTGGTTATTTGATGTTGCTGAATTATTTAGGACTTACGCACCCAAGCAACAAACCATAAATGAGGGTCGTCAAAACGAGCCAGTTGCGTGGGCGGCTAGAAGCGACTTGAGCAATCTGGCGTTCAATAGTCAATGGTTCAAATCAAGGTTTTTGGACTGTTGACTGTTGACTTTTTACAAAAAAGCCAGAAAATTAGTGACACTGCGTAAGTCCTGTTATTGATCGTTTATACCATTTCACGATCGCAATACATATATTTGTAGAGACGTGGCAATGCTACGTCTCTACAAAAACCCTACAAGGATTGTTTTATGATTATTTAGTCTATTCTGTGCCCTTAATGCCGTTAAGGAACATCGGCACGAATTTATCCATAAACGCTTGTGGATCGCGCTGCCAAGCCTTTTGTGCCGCCATAATTCTGGTAAACTGCAAATCAGGTGCTAACAAAGTCTGCGGTAAGCGCTCCATTAAATACTGGGGACGTTCCCAAACAGGCATTGTGTTTGCCACTTCTACCAAGTTGGCAACTCGGCGTAATTCCGCTCCTAAGGTGATATCTATTCCGGATTCAAACGCTGCTTGTTCAATTGCTGCATATTTCCGCTTTGCCTTTTCCACCTGTTGTTGGTGTTCTGGACTCTTGCGGGCAATTTCTGCTAACCAACGATTACCCCAGCGGACGTGTCCTGCTTCTTCTGGCAGGATTTTCTCAATCGTTTCCCGAATTTTAATATTTTCTTCGGTTTGCGGTGCAAGCTTTAGAGCGTAAATGTGTGCCGAGAAATATTCGCAACCTCGTTTTTCAGTGACGTTAATCGCTGCCAGGGAAGAAATCAAGAAATCATCAAGGTCTTTAACTGGATCTTTTTGGTCGCTGTCTAAGAGCCTTTCAAATTCGTTGATATATGATGAACCAGGGGGAGTTCCCACATCGCTTTTCAACTCCACCAACAAATCAGTTAGCCACATGGCGTGACGAGCTTCATCTGAGATATGATGTGACAAATCCCGCACTAGTTCTGGTGCTTTGCCGTTAAGTAGCTCAATTAAATCAGTAAGGTCTTTGCAACTGCGTTGTTCGCTGTAACGGTAGCGGTTGAGGGTGATTAAATGAATTTCGCGATCGCGCACTACCCGACTTAAGATATCTCTCGCACCCAAAGCATTCTGAAATTTACGTGGGTAAGCAACAGTCATACTTTTTATAGAGTTTTGTAAACCACTATGAATGATAGTAACTTAGTACTAGCTCGGTTGCTCGTTGTAATATGTAGCGATCACCCTACCTTTATTGGTGGAAAAACGTAGAGCGATCGCGCAATATCTGTCAAACGTTGTAAATAATTGTAAAATTTTTCTCATCAATCTTCAGAAAAATGCGGACTAAAGGATGAAGTGTCAAGTCTGAAGTTTGAAGTCAATCTGAGCGGATTATTTGATCGCGAAGCTTTTAGCCGTTCACTCTAGAAGGGTGTCGGGCTTCGTAGTGGCATTACTTTACCTCCTAAATATTAAGTTTTATTGAAAAAGACCATTTTGTAACTTTGGTTACAGAATTTGTTGATATAGTAGTTATGTAGATGAAAAACGAATCTATAAATCATTAAAACAATAAAGAGGAATTTGATATGTCTACCCAAGAAAAAGCCCGTGCTTTGATGATGCGTCATTACCAGCTGGTCAAGAATCGTCAACAATCAATGCTAGAACGTGTTGGTGAAGAACTTGGTCTTCCTGCTGGGGAAGCATCCCATTACTGGAACCCGATTCAAGGCAAGATAGATCCTACCGTTCGTATGACTTACGATCGCAGCAATGCCACAATGAGCTAGGGACTTTATTAATGTAGTGAGCGATTTATCGCTCAATTTAATCAGAACAAGCCAAGTTCTTAGTCAAAAAAAAGCCACCACTTTAGTGGTGGCTTAATAATGTTCTCAAATACCGCATTCCGGCTGAGGTGGAGATTGCTATTTTCAGCAACGCTTACTCAATGCGTATCCAAGATTTAAGCGTTTCAACGCTTA includes:
- a CDS encoding cytochrome c oxidase subunit II, which translates into the protein MQEIPVSLLTLVAGAFVTVLSIWLGQNHSLLPVQASAQAPLVDGFFNIMFSIAIALFLIVEGTILIFVVKYRRRKGDDTDGVHIEGNLPLEVFWTAIPSIIVLCLGIYSVDVFTRMGGIEAPGHMMAHSHSPSHVAQMPGTALAATLSDASTSDLEVPVPPAGARKIGIGGTPQEQGKVADLVVDVTGMQFAWIFNYPESGVNSGELHVPVGADVQINLSATDVIHSFWVPQFRLKQDAIPGIPTQLRFVATKTGTYPIVCTELCGGYHGSMRSSVIVETPEEYDSWLTENKIAQNQELNQAVAVKPAELSTSEFLAPYAHDMGISSATLESMSH
- the patX gene encoding heterocyst-inhibiting protein PatX; its protein translation is MRATISLLITCLVFGSLAFNYQAMANRLSNLLLSYDDSEQFISVKPKPKTRPNQPELPIPHRGSGRRELMQYVGQTYPAV
- the fdxB gene encoding ferredoxin III, nif-specific — translated: MAQLTGLTFGGKTWTPKFAQDINQEKCIGCGRCFKICGHNVLSLAALNEEGELVEDEDDDEIERKIMTVANPENCVGCEACARICPKNCYTHVALVN
- a CDS encoding helix-turn-helix domain-containing protein codes for the protein MPYTIPNNSCVGCDNCRPQCPTGAIKIENDEYWIDPCLCNNCEGYYPEPQCVIACPTKSPIPWQAKKGRCKVEPRDATSSDLFANGKSNPFASAIVIWEACNVLAQRTSLPWQIDEQGFLCYGRQVNQGRGAIAFHITDPFKVSDCATELQAIEALDIRAACIHLIFAAYATASEQPWEQEFAIDDRQIEKYLGLEKRKDLSKNAKLALMKNIVLQACSLIATIDWPQQGRIKGFSVTGSRLWHIVDIQHYFQEDNLGCKYLVGLTFKVKAGIWTRYFLNKQGCKDRTAFYQYRSLPKSLLSTIMSIWQQHEGAARLMLWLLFKTKMGTSQRITVPTLLKVAYGEEKVNHATRHKEERKRLLRTFESDLEILHHYGIKAVFDPITYPPEIQPLWAKLIDIPEDPEEALEFWTTDGSADTRLTDTSPRGKWNLLMNARILSFELPPEWEQQMPKSQKNQRQTVARTRKKIKTTGDLLGEQILQARKNLNLSQRELAKLTGKSQSWIRDVENGRLKAKSQDQAVLRKVLNMA
- the ctaD gene encoding cytochrome c oxidase subunit I produces the protein MTQVEFPPNTPHEDDKTQLVSEHTIHPQAWKWYDYFTFNVDHKVIGIQYLVTAFVFYLIGGLMAVAMRAELATPDADLLDPNLYNAFMTNHGTIMIFLWIVPSAIGGFGNYLVPLMVGARDMAFPKLNAIAFWLNPPAGALILGSFFFGGSQSGWTAYPPLSLVTANTAQSMWILAIVLVGTSSILGSVNFVITILKMKVPSMRWDQVPLFCWATLATAILALLSTPVLAAGLVLLLFDINFGTSFFKPDAGGNVVIYQHLFWFYSHPAVYLMILPIFGIMSEVIPVHARKPIFGYKAIAYSSVAICVVGLFVWVHHMFTSGTPGWMRMFFTISTLIVAVPTGVKIFGWVATLWGGKIRFTSAMLFAIGLLSMFVMGGLSGVTMGTAPFDVHVHDTYYVVAHFHYVLFGGSVFGIYAGIYHWFPKMTGRMMNETWGRIHFVLTFIGTNLTFLPMHELGLQGMPRRVAMYDPQFISLNQICTVGSFILAASVIPFTINVIWSWIAGQKAGDNPWQALTLEWTTSSPPIVENWEVLPVVTHGPYDYGIDNHSAVPPSGATEVSA
- a CDS encoding ferritin-like domain-containing protein, which gives rise to MTVAYPRKFQNALGARDILSRVVRDREIHLITLNRYRYSEQRSCKDLTDLIELLNGKAPELVRDLSHHISDEARHAMWLTDLLVELKSDVGTPPGSSYINEFERLLDSDQKDPVKDLDDFLISSLAAINVTEKRGCEYFSAHIYALKLAPQTEENIKIRETIEKILPEEAGHVRWGNRWLAEIARKSPEHQQQVEKAKRKYAAIEQAAFESGIDITLGAELRRVANLVEVANTMPVWERPQYLMERLPQTLLAPDLQFTRIMAAQKAWQRDPQAFMDKFVPMFLNGIKGTE
- a CDS encoding FAD-dependent oxidoreductase; its protein translation is MVNQTYTADVLVVGGGTGGTAAAIQAARRKAKTILVSEFPWLGGMLTSAGVSVPDGNELEAFQIGLWGEFLRELRSRQPGGLDNSWVSFFSYDPRIGAAIFADWVRELPNLHWIAGKVPLEVLRQADCVTGVRFADFTVKAKIILDGTELGDLLALGEIPYRWGWELQSQWKEPSAPADFNYITQRYPVQAPTWVVIMQDFGEEVAPEIQRAPNEDLSMFAGAWDDYGAEKFLNYGRLPGGLLMMNWPICGNDYGKEVGRLIESETSRSEFLQECRWHSQNFAHFIQNQLGNRYGLAEQVFPEYRNPNTAYALHPYYRESRRLVGLTTVREQDILPIALGRVASLNIEAFAPGVCEAIAIGNYANDHHYPGVSYQVQPKSIRWGGRWTGTPFTIPYRCLIPAQTDGLLVCEKNLSVSHITNGATRLQPVVMGIGQAAGMAAAMCVELNTQPRDLPVRMLQNALLQDLHSPATIVPLFNLPPDHPEWLDWQLYYLDNPDAYPATGNCPISSNLQYNYLKNKYVKSLNQKYFRGIFHRLDRQDYRFSITTTTQNQLFLQLVTLRSHIDEQLQNFVDKQPLQICGQWNRAGNWLLVEHIEK